The Verrucomicrobiota bacterium sequence ACCTGGGATCATGGGCGTTTCGAACCACGCCTCCTGACCCTGAGGCCGCCACTTAAGAACGGCCGCGGTGACATCGTGACCCTCTTTAAGGATGTCCGCGGAGATCGTGAGGGATTCGCCGGCTACCCTCTTCACGGGGTAACGGCCGCCTTCGATGCTCGGCTGGATGTTCTCGATCACTACGGTCGGCGGCAACCGATCCAATTTGTCTTTGGGTGTGCTCACAAGCTTTGCTCGGGTTTAGGTTGGGTGTGGGGCTGGGGCTGGGGCTGGGGATGAAGCGGGGTGGGGGACACTCGAGGAGTCGGGCGCTAAACTCCGCCAGGAAACTAAAGCCTTCAATCTGAGACGCAACCTCCTGCAGGTTGCGCAACGCGGGATGAATGTGGCGCAGAAATTCCGGTTTGCCGCGCAGAAGCCCGATCGTGCCGTAAGCACCAAGGGCTTGCAGCAGACGCTGAACCGCGCATCGCCGGAATAGATCGGTAAACTCGTCGAGGCCGGACGGCGCCGACGCCCGCACATGATAGTAGCGCAGCAGTTCGGCCCGCTCCTCCGCCGTTAAGGTTACGTACGGATCGTAGAGGAGTGAAGCCAGGTCGTAAGCCGCCAGGCCGCTTCGCATCCCTTGGAAATCGATCAGGTACGATTCCCCTTCCCAGATGAGAATGTTCTGCGATTGCAGGTCGCGATGAATCAGTTGGGGTGAATGACTGCAGAGCTGAGCCGGCAGGCGCGCCAGGGCCGGGGCCGTCGCCAGTTCCCGGAGCTGTCCGGAAGGAATGCCGAAGCAGCGGCTGAAACAGTTTTCAAACCCGTAGTTTTGTTCCCAGCGGTAGAGGCCCTCGTCAAAGCCGGGCACCAACCCTAGCCCTTTAGTAGCGCGCAGGGGAACGGCGTGCAGAGCAGCTACCTGGTCCAAAACGTTCTCGTAGAGACCCTGGCGGACCGGCCACGGGTGGTGACGGTAATGCCACAGGTCCGTGTTGCCGAGGTCCTGCATCCAGATCAGGCCTTCAGCCGGGTCGTGATGGTAGATGAACGGCGCCTTGATTCCGGTATCCTCAAGGAAGTTCGCGATGGCGACGAAACGCGCGTTCTCGGATTTTTGCGGGTCGTACTTAACGAGAATAAGCGAATATTCTTCGCTCATCGCGATCCGGTAATACTTACGGTCCGAGCCGCCCTTTTCCAGAGAAGCGACTTCAACCGCGTACTGTTTGTACCGGGGGAACCGCCCCCGCGTTTCACTGATAAGGTGCTCGAGGCTCATGAACAAAAATCCTGGCTGAGGAACGTGCCGGGTCCGACTGCCTGACCGGCGACGACGCAGCCCTCGAGACGGGTGCCGGGCGCCACTCGGGAGCGTGGCCAGACGATCGTGTCGTGCAGCACGGCCCCGGGTCCCACCTGCGCGCCAGGCGCCACCCAGGTCGCCCCCGTTGCCGCATAGCGCCCGTCCCCGGTCACCTCCTCCGGAGCCCACCATGGTTCCGGGGTGAACGCCGGCTGCCAGGCCGCGGTGACAAGCAACCGGTGCAAGGCCAGGTAGTCGCGGCGGGTGCCCACATTGAACCAGCCGCCGCCGTTCAACACCACCCCGCCGAGCCGGCCGCCCCGCCTCAGGCAATCCAGCAACATCGTAACCAGCGGCCGCGGGCCCGATTCATACGGCCGCAACACTTCCCCATTGAGAATCGCGGCGTTGGCGTAATCCACCCGTTCGGGTGCCGGCCGCCCCAGAGCCGATTGCAGATCGACCACCTGCCCGGTGGCCGGATCAAAGGCCACCTGCGCGGCCAGACCCGTGTCTCGCAGAGCGAGGGTCACGGCATTGTTATCCCGGTAATGCGCTTCAACCACGGCGCCAAGATCGATGTCTGTAACCACGTCCCCGCTGTGCACCAATACCGGCTCACCCGCAAACCAATCCCGCGCGTTTACCAGCGCCCCACCGGTTTCCAGCAGTTCCGGCTCGTGAAAAATCCGCAGGTCGGATCCGGGACCAAGCAGCTTGGGAAGGCAAGCCTGGAACGCGGAAACGGAGTGATGCGCGTTAACGGCAAAGTCTCTGACGCCAAGCTGTTCCAGGTGTTGAAGCGCAAAACCAACGATCGGACGGCCCAGAACCGGTAGCAGCGGCTTCGGCCGCACCCGCGTCAGGGGAAGCAGCCGCGTTCCCAGACCTGCCGCCAGGATAAATGCCTTTTCGATGCGCGCCGTCATGCTCAGGGAAAAGTGGCACGCTAGCGCGTATCCCGGCCGCAAGGCAAGGCTCGGTCACACGGCGGCCGCAGCGGGCGTGGCGGGCACAACGACTGAGTTCACACGGCGAACACGGCGAACCACGGCGACCACGGCGGGAAGAGGAAAGAGAAAGAGTTCGGAGCTCGGAGTTCGGAGCGGCAGCATGGGAGTTAGGTGCGAGTGCCAACCATAGGGTTGCCGCCATGTCCTCTTAATCTGTGTAATCTGTGTTAATCTGTGGATGTTTACTCTTTTCTGCGTTCTTCTGCGTGTTCTGCGGATGATTCCTGCCTTCCCGCCGTGGTCGCCGTGTTCCGCTGTGTGACCGGTGGAAGGTGCCGCTAATGGCTCAGCGTTTGTGGCATTCTCCCGGCACCCGGCACCCGACACCCTCTTACATTTGTGGCATTCTCTGCCGTGGCGTTTATAAATGGCGGGGGGCGATCGACTGATGAAATCAATCCTGTTTTCCGGTTGCCGGTTTTTCACCGTGACGGCGCTGCCGGGGCGAAACCCGGTCTGGGGACCTGATTCGGGTCACCTCATCTTTGCCTGCAGCTCCGGACTTTACTTTACATGCTGGATACGGTCGGCAATCGTGAGACTCGCAGCATGGGAGACCTGGGACGAACCTCGGAACTGGCAGATTCCGCCGTTGGAAATGCCAAAACTGCAGCGCCGCGTCACCTGATTTGTGATATCCGGCTTTCATCCTTGCCCGCCTTGTTCTGAAAACCAGAACGGCCCCCGGGCAATTTATCACGCTTGGCGAACGTTGGCAGAAACACGCTTTGATCAGGTGCCGGCCGCACCACACAGGGACCCCTGAATCCATGGAGGATGCATCGCTGCCCGATGACGAGACGCTTGTGCGCCGGACCCAGAGCGGCGACACCAGAGCCTTCGATACGCTCTGGCAGAAGTACAGCCCCCGTATTTATTCGCTCGTCTACAACATGACGTCCAACCACGAGGACGCCAATGACCTGCTGCTCGAAATTTTTTCCAAGGCCTACCGATCGATCAACGGTTTTCGCGGCCGGTCGAGCTTTTACACCTGGATTCACGCCATCGCAGTCAATATGACGATCAACTTCGTCAAAAAACGCGGCCGCCGCGTCCAGATGAGCCTCGACGATATGGACACCAACGTGCAGAATGACAAGGATTTCCTCGAGTTGACGGCCACGAACACGCCTTTGCGCGAGGTGGACCTCTCAGAGTTGCAAAAGAGATTGAACGAAGCCATGCAGAAACTGTCTGTAGAGCACAGAGCAGTTGTGACGATGTTCGATATCCAAGGCATGCCGCACGCTGAAATCGCCCGGATTCTGGGCGTACCTGAGGCGACGGTTCGTTCACGGCTGTTCTACGCACATAGGCAGTTGCAGAATTATCTCGAAGAGTTTAGAAAGAAATGATGCTCGACGAACAGCAGGTACAGCAGCTTCTTCGGCTTAAGCGGTTCGAGCAACCTCCCCCTGGATATTTCGACCAGGCGCTGCACGAATTCCATCGGCGTCAACGCGCAGAACTGCTTCGGCGGTCCGCATTTCGTATTTGGTGGGAGCGCACCGCGTCAGGCCTATTCACCCTTCGCGTCCCGAACTATGCCTATGGAGGCGCCTTCGCCATCTTTTGCGTTATGGCAACGCTCGTCGGCTCAGGCGTGTTTAACTTGCCCCCAGAACCCGAACTGGCGTCGAGCCCGGCCGTGGGTACGGTCTCGTTTGGCGCCAGTACGGTTGCCGGCCGGCTCACGCTTAACCACAAATTTGAATGGGCCGATCTTGAGCGCGCCGCCCGCCTGCGACTCGCGCCTTCCATCGCTCCATCAAGTACCAGTCTTCCCCGCTATGTGCTCGATGGACGCCGTCCGGTGAGCACCGAAGCTTCCTTTAACTTCTGAATGGTAAGGCATGTCGTCCAGGCCTTGGTTCATTTCGGCCCCGTGTGTGTTGGCATCAGCCGGCGGTGGAATGGTTGAAGGGGGCGATTCGCTGGCGTGATGCTTAACCAGGCTGCCTACCGCTCCCACCCTGTTCCCGGACGGGCGGCTGCAATCGAGGTGATCGAATGCCCAGGGGTGATGCCCCGGTTGTCGCGGATGGCTGGTGTATTGCTGCTTTTGCTCAGCACGGCCGGCTTTGCCCGTTCGCAGGATACGCTGGCTTCCATCTCGGCCGACGTTCAACGTATCTACGAGAGCGCTAAAGGCGCGGTGGTTCGGATCGAGTCGGAGGACGATTTCGGCAAGCTCGCCGGGACCGGGTTTCTCATTGATCCGAACGGCACCATCTACACGGCGTACGACGTCGGGGGCGAGTCGCGCGATATCACCGTCGAGTTCGGATCCAAGCGTTACCCCGGCCATCGTCTGGTTGCGGATGCCAAAAGCGGGGTGGCCATCCTGAAAGTCGATGCCAATACGCCCTGGATCCCGCTGGGTAACTCGGATGAATTGAAGCTGGCCTCACCCATCGTTTCCATCGGCTATCCGCTTGACCTGCCGGCCACCCCCAGTTTCGGCCTGATCGGTGGGTTCGACCTGAAGTATTTGAACCGTTATTTTTCAACGACGCTCGTGCGCGCCAATTTGCCGGTGCAAAAGGGCGAAGCGGGGTCGCCCATCCTCAACCTGAAAGGGCAGGCGGTGGGGATCCTGATCCGCAGCATCGGTAACGAATCGGCCTGTTACGCCCTGCCGATGAAGGCTGCCGAGAAAATCCGGGCCGACTACGTCCGTTACGGTGCGGTCCGTCCCGGTTGGCTGGGAGTGTCCGTGCGCGAACGCGATTACGCCATCAAGGATTCCAAGGTCGAGGTTTCCAGCTTGGAAGAACATTCGCCCGCGGAAAATTCGGGGCTCCGGGTGGGTGATACCCTGCTGCAGGTCGGTCAGGTAAAAGTCCGAATCGCGCCCGATGCGTTGAACGTGGCGTTTTTCCTGACCGTCGGAGACCGGGTGCCGGTGACCGTAGTGCGTGACGGCAAAGACCTGACTTTCAAGCTCACGGTCGCAGACATGCCGGCGTCGCCGAACCAGGCACCCTCCATGCTGATACCCGGGTTGCCCTCAGAATTGCGTAGCCCGGCCGAGTTTCCGAGTTACCCCTGATCCACCCGGGTCGCCAGCTCCGGCAGGGGGGCGTGCGCCCCGGTAGCTCCGGCGTGAGGCCCGCAACTTTTCCTCGCGCCGCCTCCCGGACCCCACCCTTCCCGGGTGACGTGCCGCAGATCCTATGGAATTACGGTAAATAATTATTGGTGGCAATCTTGTTCACTCCGTCTAAGGTTCGGCGTTTAAGGCATGCCTAATACTGAGTCCGAGCGTGTGGAGCTCTCCTTTGAGGCCGCAATCGAAAAGTTGGAAAAGATCGTCGAGCAAATGGAGTCGGCCAAACTCCCTCTCGAAGATCTGCTCGTACGGTACGAAGAAGGCATCCGGTTGGTGGCCGTCTGTAACGACAGGCTTACGGCCGCTGAAAACCGGATCGAAATGCTGAACCGCGAAGCCACGCAAAAAACCGCTCCGGCGGAATCTGTAAAGGCCAAGGACGCCGTCAAGGCGATCAAAAATCAAGACGATCATGAAATCAGTCTCTTCTAATCCCACCCGAGGCCGAATCCTCGACACCATCAACGGTCCGAGCGACCTGAAGCGGCTGGACGAAGCGCGGTTGCATGAGCTCGCGCAGGAGATCCGCGACGAGCTGATTACCGTCCTGTCCCAAACCGGTGGGCACCTTGGGCCTAATCTCGGGGTCGTGGAGCTTACGATCGCGTTACACCGGGTTTTCGACACCCCGATCGACAAATTCGTGTTCGATGTCAGCCACCAAGGGTATGTCCATAAGTTATTGACCGGTCGCCGCGACCGTTTCGACACGATCCGCCAGCATCAGGGCCTGAACGGATTTCTCTTGCGCACCGAGAGCGAGCACGACTGCTACGGCGCAGGTCACGCCGGAACGGCCCTCTCCGCGGCGCTCGGCATGGCCGTGGCCCGCGACCGTCGCGGTTCCAAGGAAAACGTCATCGTTGTGGCGGGCGACGCCGCTTTTACCTGCGGCACCAGCTACGAGGCACTCAATAACGTCGCCGATAACACCAAAAAGTTCATCGTCGTCCTTAACGACAATGAATGGTCGATCGCCAAAAACGTCGGCGCCATCGCCAATTACCTGAACAAAATCGTGACCAGCGACGCCTACAGCCACCTGCACGAAAAGGCTGAAAGGTTCGTCGAAATGATTGGTGGCCGTTTCGCCCACCAGCTCGTTACCAAGGTCGAGGAGGGCGTCAAACACCTGGTGCTGCCCAGCGTTATCTTCGAGGAGCTCGGTTTGCGCTATTTCGGGCCGATCGACGGGCACGACATCGAGCTGCTGATCCAGACCTTCGAATTCCTTAAACGCCAGAACGAACCCGTTCTCCTGCACATCATCACCCAAAAGGGTAAAGGTTACGCACCCGCCATCGCCAAGCCGGACAAGTTTCACGGCCTGGGCAAGTTCAAGCTGGAAACCGGCGAGACGGCTGCCGCCAGCACGCCGACCTACTCCGAGCTCCTCGGGCAGACGCTGGCCAAATTTGCCGATACCAATAACCGCATTATGGCGATTACCGCCGCCATGCCTTCCGGCACCGGTTTGTTCCACTTTGCCGCCAAGCATCCGGATAAATATTTCGACGTCGGCATCGCTGAAGAACACGCCGCGCTTTTTGCCTGCGGTCTGGCCACGCAGGGGTTCCTGCCCTTCCTGACGATCTACTCGACATTCATGCAGCGCGCCTACGACATGATCATTCATGACATCTCGCTGCAAAACCTGAACGTGGCGCTTTGCATGGATCGTGCCGGGCTGTCCGCGGATGATGGTCCGACCCATCACGGGCTCTTTGATATCGGTTACCTGCGCCACGTGCCCAACGTGGTGCACATGCAGCCGAAGGATGAAGATGAATTCGTCGATATGCTCTGGACGATGACCAATTACCGCCAGGGGCCCATCGCGATCCGTTACCCCCGCGGCGCCGGTACCGGCGCCAAACCGAAACCGCAGCCGCGCCTGCTCGAAATCGGGAAGGCTGAGGTCGTCCAGCACGGGCGTGACGTTGCGCTGTTCGGCCTGGGAAACATGTTCGCGTTGGCCGAAGAAACCGCAAAATTGCTCCAGGCCGAAGGTTACTCCGTCGCCCTGATCAATCCCCGGTGGATCAAGCCGATTGACACCGGCACGCTTGAGTTTTTCGCCCAGAGCGTCGACGTGATCTGCACTTTCGAAGATCACGTTTTACATAACGGGTTCGGCTGCGCCGTCATGGAGCACCTCAACGAGGCGAATATCTCGACCCCGGTGGTTCGGATCGGTTGGCCCGACCAGTTCATCGAGCACGGCGCCATACCGATTCTGCGCAAGAAATACGGGCTGACGAGTGAAGCGGCGATCGAGAAGCTCAAGGTTCACCTCAAACGGAGGCGCCAGGTAAAGACCTCAAAGTCGGCCGCTTAGACTGGAACGGAAAACCGGTTTTTCCGCCACCATCCCAAGACCCGGCGGCGCCGCGTGCCGTCTGAAACGGACGCCGCTTTCACGTTTCCGCCGGGCTGGGGGTAACCGCCTCTGTTGACATGGCCGCCGCGATCGTCGCAGAAGGGCTCACCAAGACGTACCGGACCTACCGTAAACGCGAAGGACTCGCCGGCGCTTTGCGCGGGTTGTTCTCGCGCGAGTACGAGGAGGTTCATGCCGCTCGTAGCGTCTCTTTTTCGATTGAGGAAGGGGAACTCGTAGGGTTCCTCGGCCCGAACGGGGCCGGCAAAACCACCGTGCTGAAGATGCTGTCCGGGCTCCTCGTGCCTTCGGCCGGGACCGCCCGGGTGCTTGGGTTTGTGCCGTGGCAGCGCAAAACGCCGTTCAAACGCCTGTTCAGCTTGATTCTAGGGCAGAAAAACGCCCTGTGGTGGGATCTGCCCGCGCGTGAGTCCCTCGAATTGAACCGTGCGATCTACCAGATCCCTGAAAGACAATACCGGGCCACGGTCGACGAACTTGTCGATTTGCTCGATGTCCGCGACAAGCTCGGCACCATGGTGCGCGAACTCAGCCTCGGCGAACGCATGAAGATGGAGCTGATTTCGGCCCTGTTGCACCAGCCGAAAGTACTGTTCCTGGATGAGCCCACGATCGGTCTGGACGTGATCAGCCAGCAGAAGGTGCGCGATTTCTTGCGGTTCTATAACGAAAAGAACCGGATCTCAACCATCCTCACCAGCCATTACATGCAGGATATCGAAGAGCTCTGCCGGCGAGTCATTATCATCGACCACGGCCAGGTCTTCTTCGACGGCGCTTTTGCCGATATCCTGGAGCGGTACGGTGGGGCTAAATACCTTCGGTTTACCTTCGATGCGCCGCCGAAACGGTTGCCGGCCGGCTTGGCGCGCGCTTCCGGAGCGCCCCCCAATGAGCTTAAATTCAAGGTCCCGCGCGAACAGGTCGCGAATGTCTGCCGCGAGATCCTGGCGGACAATGCCGTCCGCGATTTCAGCGTGGAGGAAGAACCGATCGAGGAAATCGTCCGCCAGCTTTTCCGCGAGCACGCAGAAAGGAGTTTGGGGTTCGGGATTCGGAGTTCGGCGTTCGGAGAAGTCGTAGACCCCGGTCCGATCCTTCCGCAGACCGCGCCGGCACACAGCGCCACGGCGGAACCCGGCGACCACGGCGGGAAGATTGAATTATCCTCAGAACGCGGAGACAACGCAGACAAGGAGTCCGGGAAACCGGCACTTGACGCCGGCCTTTGGGACCGATGATGCCGCTCCCTACCCGTTACTCGTTACCGGTTCTCCGTGCCGCGCTCAGCTTCTTCCGTTGATCCGCTTTTCTCGCCTCGCCCATATCAAACGCGCTGGCGGAGAGACCTCCTGAATCATATACCTTTTAACGCGGAGAACGCGATGTGCGACGTTTTTATTTCCTACTCATCCGATGCGAGACCTTGGGCTGAAAGGCTGTCCGAGTCTCTGGAACGTAAAGGGATATCAACCTGGACGGACTTCAAAAACCTTGCGCCTGCTCAGCGGTGGGTTGAAGAACTTCAGGATGCCTTAGATAAGGCCAGGTACTTTGTCATCCTTGTAGGGCCCGAGAAGCGCGTTGGATCGCAGCAGGATCGAGAATGGCAGGGCGCCTTGAAAGGTATTTGGACCGATCCCAACAAGCGTATCATTCCTGTGCTTGTCGGCGATGCCACGCTCCCTTCGTTTTTGAACGACTGGCTATCCGTTCGAATGCACCCGGGCAAACCGGAATCCTCCTGGATTGATGAGGTATGCGAGACAATCCGTGAGACCGGCCCGGAAGAGTCAAGTAAGGTGACGAAACGAACGGCACGCCCGGACAAGGCGCTCCGACATCGCTTGGCAAAGATTGAAAGGGCAGCAAAACAGCTGAAGTCCGGCCAGGAAAAGTAGCGATGGGCGCGGAGCGCAGGCGGGAACACTTCGGCACTGGTGCGTTGAGCCTCAATCCCGCGACCTCAGTGTTTCTGAATTGCCCTTATGATCTCGAATACCGGTCGAATTTTGATGCGGCCGTGTTGACCGTGATCTGCTGCGGATTCATGCCGAGATGTGCTTTGGAGAGCGGTACCGTAGCCGAGCATAGAATGGATCGGATCATCGGCCCCATTTTCGAATCAAAGTACTCAATACACGACCGATCCCGCTGTAAAGGAGAAGGGGACGCCAACCTGGCGCGCTTTAACATGCCACTCGAACTTGGCATCGCAATGGCGCGTCGGCACCAGATGAGGCGCAAGGCCCAAAGGCATGATTGGCTTGCCATCGTACCTGCGGAACACGAATACGCTCGTTTCATTTCGGACGTGGCTGGATTCGATCTCATGCGCTACGATGGCTCCAAAGAGGGCTTGGTCTCCGCCATCATGCCGTCGTTGGCCACCCGATGGGAGGCGAAAGGCACGCTGAAGTCCGAGCACGTGCTCAAGGCTCTTCCTGGGTTTGAGCAGGAAATGCGGACGTTGCGAGAAGAGTGGCGGAATCAGCCACCGTGGGCCGACATCGTCCTCGCGGCGCTCGAGATTGTTAAGCGCATTGCGTGATAGCCCCGGTACCCCTGGTGTACCCGTTACCCGTTACCCGTTACCCGTTACTCGTTACTCGTTACTCGTTACCGGTTCTCCGTGCCGCCCTCCACTCGGCCGCACCGCCCAGCCAGAGACGCATCGGCACCATTTCTGAACGCTGAAAACTGTGGCGCTCGAAAAACCGCACGGACTCTTCGGTGTTGACGCGATCGGTCAAGAGGGTAATCCGCAGAAAGTCTTTCTGCCTGGCAAAGTTGATGGCGTACTCCAGTAATTGACCGCCGAACCCTTGCCGTCGGAAACTGCGGTGCACCACCAGGTCCTCGAGCAGGATCACGAACCCGCCTTCCGCGGTGCTGATGGTAAAAAGCAGATTGATCATCCCGATGATCTGCTGCGCGCCCCGCAACACAAAAATTCGGCCCCGGTTGGGTTGTTCGAGAATGAGGCGCAGCCCGCGCATCTGGGTATTGTAGTCGGGCCGGAAATCCGGTTCCTGCGCAAACAACTCTACCAGCAGCTCCGTTAAGGCAGGAAGATCCTCCAGCGTGGCGGCTTCGATGCGGGTTAACGGATCCATGAAGCCGCGCATCATGGCAGAAACCGGCAGGCTTCGGAAAGCATTTTCCTGGGCGTTGGACGTCATCGGAGGTGAGGGGTAGAGCGAGCGACGATTTTCTACACTTGAGCCTGGTCGACGGGAGGTATAGGACACAAAGCTGAATGATCTGGCTCGGGATTTTGCTGCTTAGTTACCTCCTCGGCTCGATCCCGAGCGGCTACCTCGTGGCAAAGTCGCAAGGGATTGACATCCGGCAGCACGGCAGCGGGAACATCGGCGCCACCAATGTGCTGCGAGTCATGGGCAAGAAGTGGGGCTACCTCGTTTTCGCGTGCGATGCGATGAAAGGATTTCTCGCCGTCAAACTGGCGGCCCAATTGGCCGGCGCGGGGCACGCCAATGCGGCCTTGGGTGCGGTTCTGGGCGCCATCGGCTGCATTCTCGGCCACAACTACACGGTCTGGCTCCGGTTCAAAGGCGGCAAAGGCATCGCCACTTCCGCCGGCGTTCTGCTCGGCCTGTTTCCGCTAACGGTCATTCTGACGGTGTTGATCATCTGGCTCGTGGTTTTTTTGGTTGGCCGCTACGTCTCCCTC is a genomic window containing:
- a CDS encoding GNAT family N-acetyltransferase, whose translation is MDPLTRIEAATLEDLPALTELLVELFAQEPDFRPDYNTQMRGLRLILEQPNRGRIFVLRGAQQIIGMINLLFTISTAEGGFVILLEDLVVHRSFRRQGFGGQLLEYAINFARQKDFLRITLLTDRVNTEESVRFFERHSFQRSEMVPMRLWLGGAAEWRAARRTGNE
- a CDS encoding NDP-sugar synthase, encoding MTARIEKAFILAAGLGTRLLPLTRVRPKPLLPVLGRPIVGFALQHLEQLGVRDFAVNAHHSVSAFQACLPKLLGPGSDLRIFHEPELLETGGALVNARDWFAGEPVLVHSGDVVTDIDLGAVVEAHYRDNNAVTLALRDTGLAAQVAFDPATGQVVDLQSALGRPAPERVDYANAAILNGEVLRPYESGPRPLVTMLLDCLRRGGRLGGVVLNGGGWFNVGTRRDYLALHRLLVTAAWQPAFTPEPWWAPEEVTGDGRYAATGATWVAPGAQVGPGAVLHDTIVWPRSRVAPGTRLEGCVVAGQAVGPGTFLSQDFCS
- a CDS encoding trypsin-like peptidase domain-containing protein produces the protein MLNQAAYRSHPVPGRAAAIEVIECPGVMPRLSRMAGVLLLLLSTAGFARSQDTLASISADVQRIYESAKGAVVRIESEDDFGKLAGTGFLIDPNGTIYTAYDVGGESRDITVEFGSKRYPGHRLVADAKSGVAILKVDANTPWIPLGNSDELKLASPIVSIGYPLDLPATPSFGLIGGFDLKYLNRYFSTTLVRANLPVQKGEAGSPILNLKGQAVGILIRSIGNESACYALPMKAAEKIRADYVRYGAVRPGWLGVSVRERDYAIKDSKVEVSSLEEHSPAENSGLRVGDTLLQVGQVKVRIAPDALNVAFFLTVGDRVPVTVVRDGKDLTFKLTVADMPASPNQAPSMLIPGLPSELRSPAEFPSYP
- the xseB gene encoding exodeoxyribonuclease VII small subunit — translated: MPNTESERVELSFEAAIEKLEKIVEQMESAKLPLEDLLVRYEEGIRLVAVCNDRLTAAENRIEMLNREATQKTAPAESVKAKDAVKAIKNQDDHEISLF
- a CDS encoding 1-deoxy-D-xylulose-5-phosphate synthase, with translation MKSVSSNPTRGRILDTINGPSDLKRLDEARLHELAQEIRDELITVLSQTGGHLGPNLGVVELTIALHRVFDTPIDKFVFDVSHQGYVHKLLTGRRDRFDTIRQHQGLNGFLLRTESEHDCYGAGHAGTALSAALGMAVARDRRGSKENVIVVAGDAAFTCGTSYEALNNVADNTKKFIVVLNDNEWSIAKNVGAIANYLNKIVTSDAYSHLHEKAERFVEMIGGRFAHQLVTKVEEGVKHLVLPSVIFEELGLRYFGPIDGHDIELLIQTFEFLKRQNEPVLLHIITQKGKGYAPAIAKPDKFHGLGKFKLETGETAAASTPTYSELLGQTLAKFADTNNRIMAITAAMPSGTGLFHFAAKHPDKYFDVGIAEEHAALFACGLATQGFLPFLTIYSTFMQRAYDMIIHDISLQNLNVALCMDRAGLSADDGPTHHGLFDIGYLRHVPNVVHMQPKDEDEFVDMLWTMTNYRQGPIAIRYPRGAGTGAKPKPQPRLLEIGKAEVVQHGRDVALFGLGNMFALAEETAKLLQAEGYSVALINPRWIKPIDTGTLEFFAQSVDVICTFEDHVLHNGFGCAVMEHLNEANISTPVVRIGWPDQFIEHGAIPILRKKYGLTSEAAIEKLKVHLKRRRQVKTSKSAA
- a CDS encoding ATP-binding cassette domain-containing protein, producing MAAAIVAEGLTKTYRTYRKREGLAGALRGLFSREYEEVHAARSVSFSIEEGELVGFLGPNGAGKTTVLKMLSGLLVPSAGTARVLGFVPWQRKTPFKRLFSLILGQKNALWWDLPARESLELNRAIYQIPERQYRATVDELVDLLDVRDKLGTMVRELSLGERMKMELISALLHQPKVLFLDEPTIGLDVISQQKVRDFLRFYNEKNRISTILTSHYMQDIEELCRRVIIIDHGQVFFDGAFADILERYGGAKYLRFTFDAPPKRLPAGLARASGAPPNELKFKVPREQVANVCREILADNAVRDFSVEEEPIEEIVRQLFREHAERSLGFGIRSSAFGEVVDPGPILPQTAPAHSATAEPGDHGGKIELSSERGDNADKESGKPALDAGLWDR
- a CDS encoding sigma-70 family RNA polymerase sigma factor, coding for MEDASLPDDETLVRRTQSGDTRAFDTLWQKYSPRIYSLVYNMTSNHEDANDLLLEIFSKAYRSINGFRGRSSFYTWIHAIAVNMTINFVKKRGRRVQMSLDDMDTNVQNDKDFLELTATNTPLREVDLSELQKRLNEAMQKLSVEHRAVVTMFDIQGMPHAEIARILGVPEATVRSRLFYAHRQLQNYLEEFRKK
- a CDS encoding toll/interleukin-1 receptor domain-containing protein, with translation MCDVFISYSSDARPWAERLSESLERKGISTWTDFKNLAPAQRWVEELQDALDKARYFVILVGPEKRVGSQQDREWQGALKGIWTDPNKRIIPVLVGDATLPSFLNDWLSVRMHPGKPESSWIDEVCETIRETGPEESSKVTKRTARPDKALRHRLAKIERAAKQLKSGQEK
- a CDS encoding phosphotransferase, producing MSLEHLISETRGRFPRYKQYAVEVASLEKGGSDRKYYRIAMSEEYSLILVKYDPQKSENARFVAIANFLEDTGIKAPFIYHHDPAEGLIWMQDLGNTDLWHYRHHPWPVRQGLYENVLDQVAALHAVPLRATKGLGLVPGFDEGLYRWEQNYGFENCFSRCFGIPSGQLRELATAPALARLPAQLCSHSPQLIHRDLQSQNILIWEGESYLIDFQGMRSGLAAYDLASLLYDPYVTLTAEERAELLRYYHVRASAPSGLDEFTDLFRRCAVQRLLQALGAYGTIGLLRGKPEFLRHIHPALRNLQEVASQIEGFSFLAEFSARLLECPPPRFIPSPSPSPTPNLNPSKACEHTQRQIGSVAADRSDREHPAEHRRRPLPREEGSRRIPHDLRGHP
- the plsY gene encoding glycerol-3-phosphate 1-O-acyltransferase PlsY: MIWLGILLLSYLLGSIPSGYLVAKSQGIDIRQHGSGNIGATNVLRVMGKKWGYLVFACDAMKGFLAVKLAAQLAGAGHANAALGAVLGAIGCILGHNYTVWLRFKGGKGIATSAGVLLGLFPLTVILTVLIIWLVVFLVGRYVSLASICAALSLPVAVFLLVTHAGIDFWMRFWFSVLISALAVWRHRGNLARLAKGTESRFTRR